In the Marinobacter sp. Arc7-DN-1 genome, TGGTCGCCGGAAGAGATGAATATCTTGGTGCCGGTGAGCCGGTAGCTGCCATCGGCCTGGGGTTCGGCTTTGGTTTTCACCTGTCCGAGATCGGTGCCGCACTGGGGCTCGGTCAGGCACATGGTGCCGCCCCAGCGTCCTTCCGTCAGTGGCGGCAGGTAGGTCTGTTTCTGGTCGTCCGAGCCGTGCAGGAAAATCGTGTTCATGGCGCCCAGGGACAAACCGGGATACATGGAAAACGGCCAGTTGGCGGTGCCCATCATTTCCTGTTTCAGCAGGCCCATGGAAGCGGGCAGACCCTGGCCGCCAAATTCCTCCGGGGCCGAGAGCCCCTGCCAGCCAGCCATGGCGTATTGCTGATAGGCTTCCCGGTAGCCTGCCGGTGTGGTTACCTGACCATTCTCAAGCTTGCAGCCTTCTTCATCTCCCGAGAGATACAGGGGGCTCAGTACCTGCTCGCAGAATTTTCCACACTCAGAGAGTATGGCTTCCACGATGTCCGGCGTGGCGCTTTCACCGCTGGCCAGAGTTGCGTAATGGCGCGGGTAGTCGAACACTTCGTTCAGCAGAAACTTCATGTCGCGCAGGGGCGCCTTGTAAACCGGCATGGCGGAATCCTCTGTATCTGTCCCGGAATCAGTCTGGGGCGACAACCGCCCGTTTCTGTTGTTGTACGCCATTCCCCAGGCACTGCCATTGACGAAAACCACTGACAGGAATGTCAGAACGGACAATTGGCCGAACTGACGGAACCGGCATCGGTGGTTTCAGGGAATGGTCGTTACCGACCGGGCCGGCGTATCTCTCAGCGCCCATGCCATCCCAAAAACCGATCAGGGAGTGTAAAAGTCATGCAAAGCCTGCTAACTGTGATTTCGAAGTGCCTACCGGCACCTATACTCTGGATAGTAGCTTCAGCTCTGCTGCTGAGCGGCTGCGCCGGTCCATCGCTCGATGATTACGCGGACAGGACCCCTGAACTGGTACCTGAAGCCTACTTCACCGGCGAACTTTCGGCCCGTGGCGTGGTCAGGAACTTTTCCGGGGAGGTCATTCGCACCTTTGATGCGGACATTACCGCTACCTGGGATGACGACGGGGTGGGAACCCTGGGTGAAGTGGTGCTTGTTATCCGGTAAATGTGATAACGAATAACTGATAAACCGTAACCGGGAAGAGCCTGGAAATTCTATGTGGAAACAGTGGTTGATTGCGTTGGTGATGGTGGCTGTAGCTGTCGGCGGCGCCGTTATCTACCAGAAGCTGGACGAGGGCACCCAAGCTCAGGACGGTGGTGAGCGTCCGGCCAGTGCGGTCAATACGATCCTGCCACGGCTGCAAACGGTTCAGGATGTGGTGAGGGCTGTTGGCAGCCTGAAGGCCCTGAACGCGGTGGAACTCACTACCGAACTCAGCGGCAGGGTCGTGGCCCTGAATCTTGGGACAGGTCGCCGGGTAGAGCAGGGCGAGGTGTTGTTGCGCCTGGATGATCGCCAGGCCAGGGCCGATCTGCAGGTGATCGAAGCCCAGCTGGCGGATGCCCGCCGGCAATATGAGCGGGCGCAGCGGTTGCGCTCCAACAACAGTATTTCCCAGTCCCAGGTGGATGCACTGAGGACAGCGGTGGATGTGGCCGAGGCCCAGCGTCAGTCGGCACGGGTCCGTCTGGAAAATCACCGTATTGAAGCGCCGTTTACCGGCGTGGTCGGCCTGAGTGATATCAGCGTAGGCGCCTATATTACCTCCGGAACTACGGTAACCTCCCTGGACACCACGGATCGGATGGAGCTCGGCTTTTCGATTCCCGAACGCTTTCTCGGCCAGGTAAGTCTCGGGCAACAGGTAAAGGGCACGTCCCCAGCCTATCCGGACCGACCATTTTCCGGACAACTGGTTGAACTTGGGTCGCGGGTCAGTGAGCTGAGCCGGTCGTTGCCGGTACGCGCGCTGATTGATAACCCGGACGGGCTGCTCAGGCCGGGTCAGTTCATGTCGGCCACGCTCACCCTTCGGGAACGGCAGGCCCTGGTGATTCCGGAGCAGGCGGTGATGGTCCGGGGTGATGAACAGTATGTTTTTGTCGCGGAAGACGGGGTGGCCCGGCGGGTCTCTGTTATTTTGGGTTCCCGTATGCCGGGCCTGGTCGAGATTGCCAGTGGGCTTGGGGAAGACGATCCGGTCATTGTCACCGGCCAGGACCGCCTCAGCAGCGGTGACCGGATTCGGGTATTGGAGGATGACAAGGCCATTCCCGATAACCGTTTTGTTACCGCCAGGGAGTCATAATTCGTGATTCTCTCAGACCTTTCCATCAAGCGACCGGTTTTTGCCACCGTACTCAGCCTGCTGATTGTGGTGTTCGGACTGGCGGCATTGCTGGGTCTGCCGGTGCGAGAGTACCCGGATATCGACCCGCCCGTGGTGTCCATATCCACCGATTACACCGGCGCGGCGGCGGAGGTGGTGGATACCCAGATCACTCAGGTGATTGAAGGTGCGATCAGTGGTATTGAAGGCATCCGTTCCATTGAATCTTCAACCGAGCAGGGCGAGTCCCGGACCAGTATCGAGTTTTCCACCTCCCGGGATGTGGATATCGCCGCCAACGATGTGCGCGATGCGGTATCACGGGTTGCCAACCAGCTACCGGACGAAGCGGATCCCCCGGTGGTGCAAAAGGCAGATTCCGACGCCCGGCCGATGATGTGGGTCACCCTGCGCAGTGATGTCTGGGACAGCGCCGAGCTGAGTGATTTTGCCGACCGCGTGCTGGCAGACCGGTTGTCGGTTCTTGACGGCGTCGCCGATGTCCGCATTGGCGGTGAACGCCGGTATGCCATCCGGGTCTGGCTTGACCGGGAGCGGCTGGCTGCCCGTGAAATCACCGTGGCGGAGGTGGAGCGGGCGTTGCGAGCCAATAACGTTGAGCTGCCAGCCGGTTCGGTGGATTCCTCCACCCGCAATTTCACGGTTCGGGCCGAGGGGCGTCTGTCGAATGTTGAGGAGTTCCGGGAACTGGTGATTCGCCGGGATGGCAACGATCTGCTGCGCCTGGGTGAGGTGGCGAACGTGCAGATGGGCGTTGAGTCCGATGTCAGTCGCTTGCGTGCCAACGGCCAGACCGCCATCGGGATGGGCGTTATCCGGCAGTCCAAGGCCAATACCGTAGCGGTATCCGATGCCGTTCGGGCCGAGCTTGAGAAGATCCGGGAAATCCTGCCGCCGGAAGTGACCATTGCCGAAAGCTACGACGAATCCATCTTTATCCGGGCCTCCATAAAGGAGGTGGTCACCACCCTGGCGATCGCTGTATCTCTGGTGATCCTTGTGATTTTCCTGTTCCTGCGTTCCTGGCGGGCCACCCTGATTCCGGCGGTGACCATTCCGGTCGCGGTTATTGGTGCTTTTATTGGTCTGGGCTTTCTCGGATTCTCCATCAACGTTCTCACCCTGCTGGCAGTGATTCTTGCCATTGGCCTGGTGGTGGACGATGCCATCGTGATGCTGGAGAACATCCAGCGCCGGATTGATGAGGGGGAGCCGCCTCTGCTCGCCGCGTACCGGGGCGCAAAACAGGTCGCTTTTGCGGTCATTGCCACCACACTGACGCTTGTGGCGGTGTTTGTTCCCATCTCGTTCATGGGGGGCAACATCGGCCGGTTGTTCGCCGAATTCGGTTTTACCCTGGCGGCGGCGGTGGTTTTCTCCAGTCTGGTGGCACTGACCCTGGCACCGATGCTGTGCTCCAGGTGGCTCAGGCACAGCCCGGAATCGGCCGAGGGGCACCGTCTTTGGGCCGCCAGTGAAAAAGTCCTGAACGGGCTTACCAACGGTTATAGAAGGCTGCTGCAGTTTTCCCTGAACCAGCCCGGACTGCTGCTGGGGATTGGCATGGTCGGACTGGTGATTGCGGTGGTGGTTTTTCCGAAGCTGCCCCAGGAACTGGCACCCACGGAAGACCGTGGCGTGATTATCATGCCCACCAGCGCCCCGAGGGGGGCGACGGTCGAGTACACTGATCACTATGTCCGCCAGGTAGAGCAGCAGCTTCTTCCCTATCTGGACGAGGGCATCGCCAATCGGCTGCTGGCTATCGTCGGGTTTCGGGACGAAGAAGACGCTGCGTTCCTGATTATGGGCCTGGTGCCCTGGGAGCAGCGGGACATCAAGCAGCAAGAGGTCGCCAGTGAAATAAGAAAGAAGCTGGCTGACGTTTCAGGTATCCGGACTGTGGCGGTAAACCCGCCGGGTCTGGGTCAGCGAGGATTCAGCCAGCCGGTTGAGTTCGTGATTGCCGGCCCGGACTACGAATCGGTCCAGGCCTGGAGTGACGAGATTGTCGAGCGGGCCAGAGAAAACCCGAATCTTCAGAACCTCGACACGGATTTTGAACTTACCCGGCCGGAACTGAGGGTCTCCATTGACCGCGAACGGGCCGCCGATCTGGACATCACCATTGAGGATGTGGGGCTGACACTCCAGACCATGTTGGCGTCCCGACAAGTCACCACTTACCTCAACCGTGGCCGTGAGTACGATGTCATCATCCAGGCAGAGGATGCCAACCGTGCGACGCCGGAAGACCTCGGGCAAATCTTTTTGCGGCCCCGTGAGGGTGGCAACCTGATCCCGCTGCAGGCGCTGGTTTCGGTGCAAGAGATTGGTGCCAATCCGGACCTGCGCCGTATTGACAGGCTTCCGGCGGTAGTTATCAGTGCCTCTCTGGCTGACGGCTACGATCTCGGCTCTGCCCTCACGTATCTGAACAACCTGGCTGTGGATAACCTACCTCCGGAAGCGCGGGTCAGTTACAGGGGCCTGAGTCGGGAATTCCAGGAGTCCTCCGCCGCGATTTATGTCACCTTCGCTCTTGCGTTTGTCATCGTTTTCCTGGTGCTGGCGGCGCAGTTTGAAAGCTGGATTCATCCGCTGATCATCATGCTCTCGGTGCCCCTGGCGGTCACCGGTGCCCTGCTGGCGTTGTGGTGGACGGGGATCAGTCTCAACATCTACAGCCAGATCGGAATCATCATGTTGCTGGGGCTGATGGCCAAGAACGGCATATTGATTGTGGAATTTGCCAACCAGCTCCGGGACAGGGGCTACGAGGTGAGGGATGCGATTCTTGAGGGTGCCTGCCTCCGGTTCCGTCCGGTGCTGATGACTACCATCTCAACCGTGTTCGGTGCGATTCCCCTGGTGATTGCCACCGGTGCCGGGGCCGAGAGCCGGGCGGCCATCGGGATGGTGATTCTCGGTGGCCTGACCTTCGCCACCACACTGACCCTGTTCATCATTCCGGTGCTGTACAACTTGCTGGCCCGGTTTGCCCAGTCCTCCAACGCCGTGGAAAAGGAACTGGAACGCCAGGCCGCAGGCCGGGCCGGTGGCACCGGGCTGGCAGCAGCACCCCGGAACCGTGCTGACGATTTCTGAGGGCGCCGGCCTTGCAAGCTGCACCAAAACAGGATTCTTCATGGCAACACACAGTCAGTTCCGTTTGCTCGGTCAGCGCCGGTTTCTGCCGTTCTACCTGACCCAGTTCTCCGGTGCCTTCAACGACAACCTGTACAAGAACGCCCTGTTGCTGCTGATTACCTACAGCGCCGGCGACCTGATGGGCCTGTCGGTGAATGTCGTGGTCAATCTCGCGGCCTTCCTGTTCATACTGCCGTTCTTCCTGTTCTCCGGTATCGCCGGGGAAATGGCGGATCGCTATGAAAAAGCCCGGATCATCCGGAATGTGAAACTGGCGGAAATTGTGATCATGTCGGTTGCGGCACTCGGGCTCTGGTTTGGATGGTACGAACTGCTGCTGGTCCTGCTGTTCCTGATGGGCGCCCAGTCCACGTTTTTCGGCCCGGTAAAATACGCCATCCTGCCCCAGGTACTGGCAGACGACGAACTGGTGGGTGGCAACGGTCTGGTGGGCATGGGCACCTTCGTGGCGATCCTGCTGGGCACCATTGCCGCGGGCCTGCTGATGGGTTTTGAGACTGCCGCCAGGCTGACGGCGATTGCCGTGGTGGTGATGGCGGTGTTGGGGTACCTGGCGGCGCGCCAGGTTCCGGCAACCGGGCCCGACGTTTCCGGCATTACGGTTCGCTTCCGGCCGGTGCTGGAAACCCGGAATCTGATGATCGTGGCGGCGGAGCGACGTCAGGTTCTGCTGGCGGTACTGGCGATTTCCTGGTTCTGGTTTCTTGGCGCCGCCTACCTGACCCAGTTTCCCAACTTTGCCCGCACCAGTCTGCTGGGCGATGAAACGGTGGTGACGCTGCTGCTGGCCATGTTCACTATCGGTATCGCCATCGGTTCCATGCTGTGCGAACGGCTCACCAAACACCGGATTACCCTGGCCCCCGTGCCCTGGGGCGCCCTTGGCCTGAGTCTGCTGGGGATTGATCTGTTCTTCGCGGTGCCGGACGATCCGGTTGCCTCCACCTGGTGGACCCTGGTGACCGACCCGGTTTACCTGAGAGTCCTGCTGGATCTGGCCGGCATCGGGGTATGCGGCGGTCTGTTCATCGTGCCCCTGTATGCCTTTATCCAGCATGAAACCCCGCGAACCAAACGCGCCCGGATCATCGCTGCACTGAATGTGATCAACGCCCTGTTCATGGTGGTGAGTGCCCTGGCCGGGATTGTAGTCCTTGGCCTGCTTGAAGTGAGCATTCCGGGCTTTTTCCTGTTGTTGTCAGTGCTGAACGGGGTGGTTCTGGTGGTGGTATGGCAGCTGCGGCGCAAAACCGCGGCTCATTCTGTGGATAATTAGTTGGACAACCTACGGACAAACTCTGGATTACCTGTATGTATATTAATTAAAACAATAGGTTAAGGTGTTATTTTGGGTGGTTGACAAGTAGCCTTGCATGTGGATAACTTTCTTGAAAACTTTTCTGAGAAGAGCAATCCAAGCCTATGAAAAGCCGGAAATTTCGGTTTTCCACTACCCACTGAATCGTGAAAAAAGCGGTTTCCGGCCCCCTGTGACAACCAGCCGGCTTTCAATGGCGATTTTATCTGGTTAAAATTTGCACATTCCGACTGCATTTTCCCAGGTGAGGCGTTATACTCGCCGCCCTGTTTTTATACCTTTTTTTCAGCCCGATTTCCGAGGTGAACTGTGGATTTTCCGACCCGTTTCGATGTCATTGTCATTGGTGGTGGCCATGCCGGTACCGAAGCCGCGCTGGCGGCTGCACGCATGGGTTGCCAAACCCTGCTGCTGACCCACAACATTGAGACCCTGGGCCAGATGTCCTGCAACCCGGCCATCGGTGGTATCGGCAAGAGCCATCTGGTGAAGGAAATCGACGCGCTGGGCGGCGCCATGGCAGAAGCCACGGACCAGGCTGGCATTCAGTTCCGGGTGCTGAACAGCCGCAAGGGACCGGCGGTCCGTGCCACCCGCGCCCAGGCGGACCGGGTACTGTACAAGGCGGCCATCCGCCATACCCTGGAGAGCCAGCCGAACCTGACCCTGTTCCAGCAGGCGGCGGACGACCTGATTGTGGAAAACGATCAGGTGACCGGTGTCGTCACTCAGACGGGCATCCGATTTAACGCGAAGACAGTGGTCTTGACCACCGGGACCTTCCTCGGCGGGGTTATCCACATCGGTATGCAACACCATGCCGGCGGCCGTGCCGGCGATGCCCCGGCTAACGCCCTGGCCAAACGCCTGCGGGAACTGCCGTTCAATGTCGGCCGCCTGAAAACCGGCACACCGCCGCGGATTGATGCCCGGTCTGTGGATTTCTCGGTGATGCAGGAGCAGTGGGGTGATGACCCGGCTCCGGTGATGTCGTTTATCGGCAGCCGCAGTCAGCATCCGGAACAGGTCTGCTGTTACGTCACCCGCACGACTGAAGAAACCCACGACATCATTCGCAGCGGTTTTGACCGTTCGCCGATGTTTGCCGGCAGCATTGAAGGTGTGGGCCCTCGCTACTGCCCCTCCATCGAGGACAAGGTGAACCGCTTTGCCGACAAGGATTCGCATCAGATTTTTGTGGAACCGGAAGGGCTGACCACCAACGAGCTGTACCCGAATGGCATTTCCACCAGCCTGCCGTTTGATATCCAGCTGGCGGCGGTGCGTTCGATTCCGGGGTTCGAGAAGGCCCACATAACCCGGCCGGGTTATGCCATCGAATACGATTACCTGAACCCCCAGGACCTGCGACACACCCTGGAAACCAAGTTCATCCAGGGTCTGTATTTCGCCGGCCAGATCAACGGCACCACCGGCTATGAAGAAGCCGGTGCCCAGGGTCTGCTGGCGGGGATCAACGCCGCCCTGCGGTCCCAGGACAAAGACGAGTGGTACCCGCGCCGGGATGAAGCCTATCTGGGCGTGCTGGTGGATGACCTGATCACCATGGGCACCTCCGAGCCCTACCGCATGTTCACCAGCCGTGCCGAGTACCGGCTGATCCTGCGGGAAGACAACGCCGATCTGCGCCTGACCGAAACCGGCCGCAAGCTGGGCCTGGTGAACGATGAACGCTGGCAGAAATTCAATGGCAAGCGTGAGGCCATTGCCACCGAGCGCAGCCGTCTCGAAGCCACCCGGATTCATCCGAACACCGAAGCCGGTGCGCGGGCCAACGGCTTTCTCAAGCAGCCGATGACCCGGGATCAGTCCCTGGCGGAGCTGCTGCGTCGCCCGGAAATCGTTTACAGCCACATTGCCGAGATTGGTGCTGAGCAGGCAGAAGACCCGGTGGTGGCGGATCAGGTGGAAATCGAGATCAAGTACGAAGGCTATATCTCCCGCCAGACCGATGAGATCGAGCGTTTACGCCGGAACGAAAACACCGCCCTGCCGGTGGATCTGGACTATGACGTGATTGGCGGCTTGTCCAACGAGATCAGGCAGAAACTCCAGACCGTTCGTCCGGAAACCGTGGCCCAGGCCTCCCGCATCCAGGGCGTGACCCCGGCGGCGGTGAGCCAGATCCTGGTGCATCTGAAAAAGCGCGACCTGCTGCGCAAGCAGTCCGCCTGATCCGTGGCCATGACCAACACGCTCTGGCAGGGTCAGCTCCGGGACGGGCTGGCGGCAATGGATCTCTCCCTGAACGACGGCCAACAGCAACAGCTGCTGGCCTTTCTTGGCCTGCTCAACAAATGGAACCGGGCCTACAACCTCACTGCGGTTCGTGATGAGCGGGAAATGGTGTCCCGGCAGCTGCTGGACAGCCTGAGCATCCTGCCCTGGGTAAACACGGACCATTTGCTGGATGTGGGTGCTGGCGGCGGCCTGCCCGGAATTCCCCTGGCCATCGCCCTGCCCGCAAAGCGGTTTACCCTGCTGGACAGCAACGGCAAGAAAACCCGGTTCCTTAATCAGTGTGTGCTGGAGCTGGGCCTGGATAACGTCGAGGTGATTCACGGCCGGGCGGAAGATTGTAGCCCTGACGAACCGTTTACCCGGATCAGCAGCCGCGCCTTCACCGCGCTGGAGAATCTGGTGAACTGGTGCGGCGATTTGCTGGCAAATGAGGGTGAGTTCCTTGCCATGAAAGGTCAGTTTCCGGATGATGAAGTGGCGGCCCTTCCGGCTGGCTGGCAGGTAAGATCCAGCCATTCCCTGGATGTCCCCGGCGCCGACGGCGAACGCCATCTGTTGGTGATCGCCCGGGCAGAGAATTGGCGAAAGTTCGGCAGTCGAGTTTCTGAACCGGTAACCCATAAACAAGGAGGCAAGACATGGCGCGCGTGATTGCAGTGACCAATCAGAAAGGCGGTGTGGGCAAAACCACCACCTGCGTCAACCTTGCCGCCTCCCTGGCCGCCACCAAACGCCGGGTGTTGCTGGTGGATATGGATCCCCAGGGCAATGCCACCATGGGCAGCGGTGTGGATAAGAACGCCCTGGAACGGTCCGGTTACGACATGCTGACCAAACGGGCCAGCGCCGCCGAAGTCATCATTCCTGCAGAAGCTTCCGGCTTCGATATCCTGCCGGCCAACGGCGATCTCACTGCTGCCGAAGTGGAACTGATGAACGAAATCGGCCGAGAGCACCGTCTGCGCCTTGCCCTCAATACCGTTCGCGACAACTACGATTACATCCTGATCGATTGCCCGCCCTCGCTCAGTCTGCTGACGGTGAATGCCCTGTCCGCTGCGGATGCGGTACTGATTCCGATGCAGTGTGAGTACTACGCGCTGGAAGGCCTGGCCGCGCTGATGAACACCGTCGACCAGATCCAGGAGACCGTGAACCCGAATCTCGAGGTGGAGGGTATCCTTCGGACCATGTACGATCCGCGGAACAGCCTGACCCTGGATGTGTCCGGCCAGCTCAGCGAGTACTTCGGCGACAAGGTCTACCGTGCGGTGATTCCCCGCAATGTCCGCCTTGCCGAGGCGCCAAGCTACGGCATGCCGGCGCTGAAATACGACCGGGCCTCCAAGGGTGCCATCGCCTATCTGGCCCTGGCCGGCGAGATGGTACGCCGCCATGGCTCGAAAAAGACATCCGCGCCGGTTGCGGTGTAACATACCGCCCTGTCACTCACTGAAGCACAACGATTTTCAACGGGAAGAATGACTGACACCATGGCGGCTAAGAAACGAGGATTGGGTGAACGCGGACTGGGCGCCCTGCTGGCGGGCTCCAGGGTCAATCTGGACCAGGAGCTGAAAGACCACGACGGTGAGCTCCGCGAAGTCCCTGTCGACCTGATCCAGCGTGGCCGCTTCCAGCCCCGGCGCGATATGGATCCGGCCGCCCTGCAGGAACTGGCCGATTCCATTCGTCAGCAAGGGGTGATGCAGCCGGTGGTGGTTCGCCCCATCGCCGAAGGCCGCTATGAACTGATTGCCGGAGAGCGTCGCTGGCGAGCCACCCAGATGGCCGGTCTGGACAGCATCCCCGCCATCGTCCGGTATGTTCCGGACGAAGCCGCCATCGCCATGGCGCTGATCGAGAACATCCAGCGCGAAAACCTCAATCCCATTGAAGAAGCCTTTGCCCTGCAGCGTTTGCAGGACGAGTTCGGCCTGACCCAGGCCCAGGTTGCCGAAGCCGTCGGCAAATCCCGGACCACCATTACCAACCTGCTGCGCCTGATCGGGCTCTCCGAAGATGTCCGTATCATGCTGGAGCATGGCGATCTGGAGATGGGCCACGGCCGGGCGATGCTGACCCTGGCGCCGGAATTGCAGATGCAGGTGGCGAAACAGGTGGTGGCGAAATCCCTGTCCGTTCGCCAGACCGAAGCCCTGGTGCGCCGGGTCCAGCAGGAAACGCCGGACAGTAAATCCCGGAAAAAAGGCGCGCTGGATCCCAACATTCGGGCGTTGCAGGATGATCTGGCCGAACGGCTTGGAGCCCGAGTGTCCATTGACCATGGCCAGCGTGGCAAAGGCAAGCTGGTGATCGAATACAGTTCCCTGGACGAACTCGACGGCATTCTGGGCCACATCAAATAAAATCGTTGGGCTTTTGTGGGTCTTCCGACCCCCCTACGAAAGTTCGTATCTGGTTATGTACACAACATGTAGTGGTGAAAAACTGAACGGCCGTCTATTTGTGACGAAAATTGCCAAAACCCAGTTATTACGCCACTTCTGACGGGCCAGCTGGCACCGGGTTTTGTTGATTCGTGCACATTGAACACATATAATCTGCGGCGCTCGTATCGGTGTATTTGCTTACTTTTTAAACTGCACCGGGCGAAAAGCACCGTACTTTCGGGACAAACATGACGAAGGCAGCTTCGGGGGGTATCGGCCGCCCGCCCATCGCACGATGGTTTGTAATAGAAAGTGTGATACTTGCCGTCGTCAGCCTGGCGTTTCTCTTGCGAGGCCAGGTGGCCGGTTATTCTGCGCTGCTGGGCGGACTTATCTTTCTGATCCCCCATGGTTATTTTGCGTTCAAGGCATTCCGCTACGCCGGCGCGCGGTCTGCCAGAAAGATCATGAGCTCTTTTTACCAGGGTGAGGCCGGCAAGCTCATCCTGTGCGCCATCCTTTTCACGATGGTGTTCAAATGGATTCAGCCGCTCGACGTAGCGGCACTTTTTCTAACATTTGCGATCATGCTGGTCACCAACTGGTTGACACCGCTTCTGGCGGGCAGCAATACGCAGCAAAGCTAACTGGACCTGGGAAACCGTTATGGCAGGAAATGCATCCGAATATATCCAGCATCACCTCCAGAACCTGACGTATGGCAAGCTGCCTGCGGGTTATGAACGTGCCGACGGCACGGTACTGCAGGAAGCGCAGTGGACTATGGCCCACAATGCGGCTGAAGCATCCGATATGGGGTTCATGGCACTGCACGTCGATTCCCTCGGCTGGTCCGTCGCCCTGGGTGCGATTTTCCTGTTCATTTTCCGTCTGGCGGCCAAACGCGCCACATCCGGTCAGCCCGGTGGGCTGCAGAACTTCGTTGAAGTCATGATCGAGTTTGTCGATAACAGTGTTAAGGAAACCTTCCACGGCAAGAACAAGGTCATCGCGCCGCTGGCACTGACCATTTTTTGCTGGGTGTTCCTGATGAACCTCATGGATCTGGTGCCGGTGGATTTCCTGCCCCAGCTGTTCCACCTGATGGGTCTGGAATACATGAAGGTGGTTCCGACCACAGACGTGAACGTGACTCTGGGCATGTCCCTGTCCGTATTCGCGCTGATCATCTACTACAGCCTGAAGGTGAAGGGCGTGGGTGGCTTCCTCGGTGAGCTGACCCTCCACCCCTTCTCTTCCGACAACCTGTTCCTGAAGATCCTGCTGGTGCCGGTAAACTTCCTGCTTGAGGGCGTGAGCCTGATCGCCAAGCCGATCTCACTGGCTCTGCGTCTGTTCGGTAACCTGTATGCCGGCGAGCTGATCTTTATCCTGATTGCACTGCTGCCGCTCTGGGCGCAGTGGACACTGTCTGTACCCTGGGCGATCTTCCACATTCTGGTTATCACCCTGCAGGCATTCATCTTTATGATGTTGACGATCGTGTACCTGAGCATGGCTCATGAGGACAGTCACTGATCGGACACCATTAAGCCGTAGTTCTAAACCCTAAACCCTAAACCCTTAAACTGAAAAACCTAACTGAAAACTGGGAGTTATCATGGAAACTGTAGTTGGAATGACCGCTATTGCCGTTGCACTGCTGATTGGCCTGGGTGCCCTGGGTACTGCGATTGGCTTTGGTATCCTCGGTGGCAAGTTCCTGGAAGGCGCTGCGCGCCAGCCGGAAATGACCCCGATGCTGCAGGTTAAAATGTTCATCGTTGCAGGTCTGCTGGACGCCGTAACCATGATCGGTGTTGGTATCGCTCTGTTCTTCACTTTCGCCAACCCGTTTGTCGGCCAGATCGCCGGTTAATCGAGTCGCCAGCCGGGGGCTACACTCCGGTCAGATGATTCTTAACAAAACAGGCGAGAGGTGAAGACGTGAACATTAATTTGACGATGATTGGTCAAGCCATCGCGTTCTTTATCTTTGTCGTCTTCTGCATGAAATATGTGTGGCCGCCTAT is a window encoding:
- a CDS encoding MFS transporter encodes the protein MATHSQFRLLGQRRFLPFYLTQFSGAFNDNLYKNALLLLITYSAGDLMGLSVNVVVNLAAFLFILPFFLFSGIAGEMADRYEKARIIRNVKLAEIVIMSVAALGLWFGWYELLLVLLFLMGAQSTFFGPVKYAILPQVLADDELVGGNGLVGMGTFVAILLGTIAAGLLMGFETAARLTAIAVVVMAVLGYLAARQVPATGPDVSGITVRFRPVLETRNLMIVAAERRQVLLAVLAISWFWFLGAAYLTQFPNFARTSLLGDETVVTLLLAMFTIGIAIGSMLCERLTKHRITLAPVPWGALGLSLLGIDLFFAVPDDPVASTWWTLVTDPVYLRVLLDLAGIGVCGGLFIVPLYAFIQHETPRTKRARIIAALNVINALFMVVSALAGIVVLGLLEVSIPGFFLLLSVLNGVVLVVVWQLRRKTAAHSVDN
- a CDS encoding efflux RND transporter periplasmic adaptor subunit, producing the protein MWKQWLIALVMVAVAVGGAVIYQKLDEGTQAQDGGERPASAVNTILPRLQTVQDVVRAVGSLKALNAVELTTELSGRVVALNLGTGRRVEQGEVLLRLDDRQARADLQVIEAQLADARRQYERAQRLRSNNSISQSQVDALRTAVDVAEAQRQSARVRLENHRIEAPFTGVVGLSDISVGAYITSGTTVTSLDTTDRMELGFSIPERFLGQVSLGQQVKGTSPAYPDRPFSGQLVELGSRVSELSRSLPVRALIDNPDGLLRPGQFMSATLTLRERQALVIPEQAVMVRGDEQYVFVAEDGVARRVSVILGSRMPGLVEIASGLGEDDPVIVTGQDRLSSGDRIRVLEDDKAIPDNRFVTARES
- a CDS encoding DUF3833 family protein; translated protein: MQSLLTVISKCLPAPILWIVASALLLSGCAGPSLDDYADRTPELVPEAYFTGELSARGVVRNFSGEVIRTFDADITATWDDDGVGTLGEVVLVIR
- a CDS encoding efflux RND transporter permease subunit, translated to MILSDLSIKRPVFATVLSLLIVVFGLAALLGLPVREYPDIDPPVVSISTDYTGAAAEVVDTQITQVIEGAISGIEGIRSIESSTEQGESRTSIEFSTSRDVDIAANDVRDAVSRVANQLPDEADPPVVQKADSDARPMMWVTLRSDVWDSAELSDFADRVLADRLSVLDGVADVRIGGERRYAIRVWLDRERLAAREITVAEVERALRANNVELPAGSVDSSTRNFTVRAEGRLSNVEEFRELVIRRDGNDLLRLGEVANVQMGVESDVSRLRANGQTAIGMGVIRQSKANTVAVSDAVRAELEKIREILPPEVTIAESYDESIFIRASIKEVVTTLAIAVSLVILVIFLFLRSWRATLIPAVTIPVAVIGAFIGLGFLGFSINVLTLLAVILAIGLVVDDAIVMLENIQRRIDEGEPPLLAAYRGAKQVAFAVIATTLTLVAVFVPISFMGGNIGRLFAEFGFTLAAAVVFSSLVALTLAPMLCSRWLRHSPESAEGHRLWAASEKVLNGLTNGYRRLLQFSLNQPGLLLGIGMVGLVIAVVVFPKLPQELAPTEDRGVIIMPTSAPRGATVEYTDHYVRQVEQQLLPYLDEGIANRLLAIVGFRDEEDAAFLIMGLVPWEQRDIKQQEVASEIRKKLADVSGIRTVAVNPPGLGQRGFSQPVEFVIAGPDYESVQAWSDEIVERARENPNLQNLDTDFELTRPELRVSIDRERAADLDITIEDVGLTLQTMLASRQVTTYLNRGREYDVIIQAEDANRATPEDLGQIFLRPREGGNLIPLQALVSVQEIGANPDLRRIDRLPAVVISASLADGYDLGSALTYLNNLAVDNLPPEARVSYRGLSREFQESSAAIYVTFALAFVIVFLVLAAQFESWIHPLIIMLSVPLAVTGALLALWWTGISLNIYSQIGIIMLLGLMAKNGILIVEFANQLRDRGYEVRDAILEGACLRFRPVLMTTISTVFGAIPLVIATGAGAESRAAIGMVILGGLTFATTLTLFIIPVLYNLLARFAQSSNAVEKELERQAAGRAGGTGLAAAPRNRADDF